One window of Paenibacillus albicereus genomic DNA carries:
- a CDS encoding ATP-binding response regulator: MLRQSDIPVNILLVDDRPDEYTSIAALLQDRPYHLLGATSGMLALKALLENDIALILMDVLMPDMNGFETARRIKMRKKSQDIPIVFLTSLTSELEDYMKAYSAGAIDYITKPLHPDILLSKIDAFASFHLARKELQRKSDQLLLRTQELEARNREMTALKEQAEAALRVKSGFLDMISHEIRTPLNGILTMSEMMLEGNLPPEERHSAEVIHKSGKGLMTIVNQILDYSKMENGKMELHRQPFELEVVLGDTLDLFRPMAEERGISLESYLAPDVSRTLIGDAGRLKQVLANLIANAIRYTEAGGVKVYVNERGASDESVELEFVVEDSGIGIPPDKMDLLFQPFIQLDGGSARRGGTGLGLSISKTLVELMGGSISASSQVGDGTMFIFTIRAARSLDGEAQG; this comes from the coding sequence ATGCTCAGGCAATCGGATATTCCCGTCAACATCCTGCTGGTCGACGACCGGCCGGACGAATACACGTCGATCGCGGCGCTGCTGCAGGACCGTCCGTACCACCTGCTCGGCGCGACCTCCGGCATGCTCGCCCTCAAGGCGCTGCTGGAGAACGACATCGCCCTCATCCTGATGGACGTCCTCATGCCGGACATGAACGGCTTCGAGACCGCGCGGCGGATCAAGATGCGCAAAAAATCGCAGGACATCCCGATCGTCTTCCTCACCTCCCTCACCTCGGAGCTGGAGGACTACATGAAGGCCTACTCCGCCGGCGCGATCGACTACATCACGAAGCCGCTTCATCCCGACATCCTGCTCAGCAAGATCGACGCCTTCGCGAGCTTCCATCTGGCGCGCAAGGAGCTGCAGCGCAAGAGCGACCAGCTGCTGCTGCGGACGCAGGAGCTGGAGGCGCGCAACCGGGAGATGACCGCCCTCAAGGAGCAGGCGGAGGCCGCGCTCCGGGTCAAGTCGGGCTTCCTGGACATGATCAGCCACGAAATCCGGACGCCGCTGAACGGCATCCTGACGATGTCCGAGATGATGCTCGAGGGCAATCTGCCCCCGGAGGAGCGTCACAGCGCCGAGGTGATCCACAAGAGCGGCAAGGGGCTCATGACGATCGTCAATCAGATCCTGGACTACTCCAAGATGGAGAACGGAAAAATGGAGCTGCACCGTCAGCCGTTCGAGCTGGAGGTCGTGCTGGGCGATACGCTCGACCTGTTCCGTCCGATGGCCGAGGAGCGCGGCATCAGCCTGGAGTCCTACCTCGCCCCCGACGTGTCCCGGACGCTGATCGGCGATGCGGGCCGCCTCAAGCAAGTGCTCGCCAACCTGATCGCCAACGCGATCCGCTACACGGAAGCGGGCGGCGTGAAGGTCTACGTCAACGAGCGCGGAGCTTCCGACGAATCGGTGGAGCTGGAGTTCGTCGTGGAGGACAGCGGCATCGGCATTCCGCCGGACAAGATGGACCTGCTGTTCCAGCCGTTCATCCAGCTGGACGGCGGCTCCGCGCGGCGAGGAGGCACCGGCCTCGGCCTGTCCATCAGCAAGACGCTGGTCGAGCTGATGGGCGGCTCGATCTCCGCCTCGTCCCAGGTCGGGGACGGCACGATGTTCATCTTCACGATTCGGGCGGCGCGCTCGCTGGACGGCGAGGCGCAGGGCTGA
- a CDS encoding response regulator yields the protein MRNKSTISTLVVVLTLTYFIGLAWLTADPMLAAVSTAVAAAGIAVAAWHNRSLGQRMRGGLAEVAGIAVQIERGEQVEPAAADAPGDELGSIAGSFRRVADHLHRKTEQERTLRLEAEEQAWLNARVSEMAILLQGSIEVGAASRIFLAKLASSVDASYGALYALRADGAYYAAAGYAQDEAELPAEPLRLGQGLVGQCAESRETLERSPLPPGYIRIRSGLGAAEPSHLLLVPILYEDQAVAVLELASFRGFSGKERQLIRRVGADMGILINTLADVARIDELLRETQIQKEELEAQTEELKTQAEELQVQTEELQAQTEELKAQTDQLHLQSLELEASNEQLRLESETTVRQKEEIERQYKEAREQAEELAAQTEQLRVQTEELKQAGELALLQKEEIEQQAHSLASQAEELRLSNADLQQEMERTARQKAEIEQQAEELQVQTEELEAQSEELRAQTEELREQTEELEASNRSLLAQTELTERQKLEIQAQAEEIYLAAQHKSEFLANVSHELRTPLNSLLILSQILAENKPGNLVGKQLEYIHTIYSSGKDLLQLIDEILDLAKLETGKMTPVIEPTELQIIAGQLYRTFEQQAQTKKLAFDIRIAPDAPATLETDGHRAQQILRNLLSNALKFTDKGSVSLDIRQGAPEASEIVFEVKDTGIGVPAAKLESIFEAFQQADGTTSRKYGGTGLGLTISRELAGLLGGRIEAESTPDAGSRFRLVLPVLPSEARAQAAAAAQAPISIAELTKAPAPAKFMESFVPDISISNPKLLQFSEMEDDRDTVQPGDAVLLIIEDDAEYASILLQLARKRGFKALVAFQGDQGLALAHAYKPDAIVLDTDLPVLDGRSIITRLKSRPELRHIPVHVISAEDRDQQTLSLGALSFWKKPSQDELATAFLEIESYVRRKVKSLLIVEDNADLRHSLVAYIGHPDVRITAVGSGREALEQLMMQHFDCMVLDLGLSDISGFDLLEQVKTNRKLQTLPTIIYTGKELSRQDEQKLKQYAESIVIKNVRSMERLYDETALYLHRRTADLPPDKQQLIEKLHDPAAAFEGKRILIVDDDMRNIFALSSVLEGYNMDILFAQNGREAVRLLREKPDIELVFMDIMMPEMDGYETMRAIRSDPAFRALAIIALTARAMEEDRIRCLDAGASDYMPKPINTTQLVTMLKTWLIN from the coding sequence TTGAGAAATAAAAGCACCATCAGCACGCTCGTCGTCGTCCTGACATTGACATATTTCATCGGACTGGCCTGGTTGACGGCCGATCCGATGCTGGCGGCCGTCTCGACGGCCGTCGCCGCGGCCGGCATCGCCGTCGCCGCCTGGCATAACCGCAGCCTCGGCCAGCGGATGCGGGGAGGCCTGGCCGAGGTAGCCGGCATCGCCGTCCAGATCGAGCGGGGCGAGCAGGTCGAGCCCGCCGCCGCTGACGCGCCTGGCGACGAGCTCGGCTCCATCGCCGGCTCGTTCCGCCGCGTCGCGGACCACCTGCATCGCAAGACGGAGCAGGAGCGGACGCTGCGCCTCGAGGCCGAGGAGCAGGCGTGGCTCAACGCGCGCGTATCGGAGATGGCCATCCTGCTGCAAGGCTCGATCGAGGTCGGAGCGGCATCCCGCATCTTCCTCGCCAAGCTCGCCTCGTCGGTCGATGCGAGCTACGGCGCGTTGTACGCGCTGCGTGCCGACGGCGCCTACTATGCCGCGGCGGGCTACGCGCAGGACGAGGCCGAGCTGCCCGCCGAGCCGCTCCGGCTCGGACAAGGGCTGGTCGGCCAGTGCGCGGAGAGCCGCGAGACGCTCGAGCGGAGCCCGCTGCCTCCGGGCTACATCCGCATCCGCTCCGGACTCGGCGCCGCCGAGCCGTCCCACCTGCTGCTCGTGCCGATCCTGTACGAGGACCAGGCCGTCGCCGTGCTGGAGCTGGCGTCCTTCCGCGGCTTCAGCGGCAAGGAGCGCCAGCTTATCCGCCGCGTCGGCGCCGACATGGGCATCCTCATCAACACGCTCGCCGACGTCGCCCGCATCGACGAGCTGCTGCGCGAGACGCAGATCCAAAAGGAAGAGCTCGAGGCTCAGACCGAGGAGCTTAAAACCCAAGCCGAGGAGCTGCAGGTGCAGACCGAGGAGCTTCAGGCCCAGACCGAGGAGCTCAAAGCCCAGACCGACCAGCTGCACCTCCAATCGCTCGAGCTGGAGGCGTCCAACGAGCAGCTGCGGCTGGAGAGCGAGACGACGGTCCGCCAGAAGGAAGAGATCGAGCGGCAGTACAAGGAAGCCCGGGAGCAGGCGGAGGAGCTGGCGGCCCAAACCGAGCAGCTGCGCGTGCAGACCGAGGAGCTGAAGCAGGCCGGCGAGCTGGCGCTCCTTCAAAAAGAAGAGATCGAGCAGCAAGCGCACAGCCTCGCCAGCCAGGCCGAGGAGCTGCGCCTTTCCAATGCCGACCTTCAACAGGAGATGGAGCGGACCGCGCGCCAAAAAGCGGAGATCGAGCAGCAGGCCGAGGAGCTCCAGGTCCAGACCGAGGAGCTGGAAGCCCAGTCGGAAGAGCTGCGCGCCCAGACCGAGGAGCTGCGCGAGCAGACGGAGGAGCTGGAGGCGTCCAACCGCTCGCTGCTCGCCCAGACGGAGCTGACCGAGCGCCAGAAGCTGGAGATCCAGGCGCAGGCGGAGGAAATCTACCTCGCGGCCCAGCACAAGTCCGAGTTCCTCGCGAACGTCTCGCACGAGCTGCGGACGCCGCTCAACAGCCTGCTCATCCTGTCCCAGATTCTCGCCGAGAACAAGCCGGGCAACCTCGTCGGCAAGCAGCTGGAGTACATCCACACGATCTACTCCTCCGGCAAGGACCTGCTGCAGCTCATCGACGAGATTCTCGACCTCGCCAAGCTGGAGACCGGCAAGATGACGCCCGTCATCGAGCCGACGGAGCTTCAAATCATCGCGGGCCAGCTATACCGGACGTTCGAGCAGCAGGCGCAGACCAAAAAGCTTGCGTTCGACATCCGCATCGCGCCGGACGCTCCGGCTACCTTGGAGACCGACGGCCACCGGGCGCAGCAGATTCTGCGCAACCTGCTCTCCAACGCCCTCAAGTTCACGGACAAGGGCTCCGTCTCTCTGGACATCCGCCAAGGCGCGCCCGAGGCGAGCGAGATCGTCTTCGAGGTGAAGGATACGGGCATCGGCGTGCCTGCCGCGAAGCTGGAGTCGATCTTCGAGGCGTTCCAGCAAGCGGACGGCACGACCAGCCGCAAGTACGGCGGCACGGGACTCGGCCTGACGATCAGCCGCGAGCTGGCCGGGCTGCTCGGCGGCCGCATCGAGGCGGAGTCGACGCCGGACGCAGGCAGCCGGTTCCGGCTCGTCCTGCCTGTCCTTCCGAGCGAAGCCCGCGCCCAGGCCGCAGCCGCGGCTCAGGCGCCGATCTCGATCGCCGAGCTGACGAAGGCTCCGGCCCCCGCCAAATTCATGGAATCGTTTGTCCCGGACATCTCCATCTCCAATCCGAAGCTGCTGCAATTCTCGGAAATGGAGGACGATCGCGACACCGTGCAGCCCGGCGATGCCGTGCTGCTCATCATCGAGGACGACGCCGAATACGCCTCGATCCTGCTGCAGCTCGCCCGCAAGCGCGGCTTCAAGGCGCTGGTCGCCTTCCAGGGCGACCAAGGGCTCGCGCTCGCGCATGCGTACAAGCCCGACGCGATCGTGCTCGACACCGATCTGCCCGTGCTGGACGGCCGCTCGATCATCACCCGGCTCAAGAGCCGTCCCGAGCTGCGCCATATTCCCGTGCACGTCATCTCGGCCGAGGACCGGGATCAGCAGACGCTCAGCCTCGGCGCGTTGTCCTTTTGGAAGAAGCCGAGCCAGGACGAGCTGGCGACGGCGTTCCTGGAGATCGAATCCTACGTCCGGCGCAAGGTGAAAAGCCTGCTCATCGTCGAGGACAACGCCGATCTGCGGCATAGCCTCGTCGCCTACATCGGCCATCCCGACGTCCGCATCACCGCCGTCGGCAGCGGACGCGAGGCGCTGGAGCAGCTGATGATGCAGCATTTCGACTGCATGGTGCTGGATCTGGGCCTCTCGGACATCTCCGGCTTCGACCTGCTGGAGCAGGTCAAGACCAACCGCAAGCTGCAGACCTTGCCGACGATCATCTATACCGGCAAGGAGCTGAGCCGCCAGGACGAGCAGAAGCTCAAGCAATACGCGGAAAGCATCGTCATCAAGAACGTGCGCTCGATGGAACGCCTCTACGACGAGACCGCGCTGTATCTGCACCGGCGCACCGCGGACCTGCCGCCGGACAAGCAGCAGCTCATCGAGAAGCTGCATGATCCCGCGGCCGCGTTCGAGGGCAAGCGCATCCTCATCGTCGACGACGACATGCGCAACATCTTCGCTCTCTCGAGCGTGCTCGAAGGCTACAACATGGACATCCTCTTCGCCCAAAACGGGCGCGAGGCCGTGCGGCTGCTGCGCGAGAAGCCGGATATCGAGCTCGTCTTCATGGACATCATGATGCCGGAGATGGACGGCTACGAGACGATGCGCGCGATCCGCTCCGATCCGGCTTTCCGCGCCCTCGCCATCATCGCGCTTACCGCGCGGGCGATGGAGGAGGACCGCATCCGCTGCCTCGATGCGGGCGCCTCCGACTACATGCCCAAGCCGATCAACACGACCCAGCTGGTCACGATGCTCAAGACTTGGCTGATTAACTAG
- a CDS encoding lysoplasmalogenase: protein MPTPKLDPVSPADSRSASRTGAGLALPLLIALTGLVYIFAIPSEPEAVKLTFKLIPMALIFAYAWSRLPAERRPWQTLGLIGLVFCAVGDGTLRWFTVGLTAFLIGHLFYLSSFLLRMRFSALRIAALAPLAAYGIFMGSRLVEALRDSGQNGLIAPVIAYVAVISLMAWSAIQTGDRRAIAGSLLFVASDSVLSWNLFVADVPFSHALIMLTYYGAQFLIAGSLSGRGGLGSRTGHR from the coding sequence ATGCCTACGCCCAAGCTCGACCCCGTCTCTCCCGCCGACTCCCGGTCCGCGTCGCGGACCGGAGCCGGACTCGCCCTGCCTCTGCTCATCGCCCTCACGGGGCTCGTCTACATCTTCGCCATCCCGTCCGAGCCGGAAGCGGTCAAGCTGACGTTCAAGCTCATCCCGATGGCGCTGATCTTCGCCTACGCCTGGAGCCGGCTACCGGCCGAGCGCCGGCCGTGGCAGACGCTCGGGCTGATCGGCCTCGTCTTCTGCGCGGTCGGCGACGGCACGCTGCGCTGGTTCACGGTCGGACTGACCGCCTTTTTGATCGGCCATCTGTTCTACCTGTCGTCCTTCCTCCTGCGGATGCGCTTCTCGGCGCTGCGGATCGCCGCGCTCGCGCCGCTGGCCGCCTACGGCATCTTCATGGGCTCGCGCCTCGTGGAGGCGCTTCGCGACAGCGGGCAGAACGGCCTGATCGCGCCCGTCATCGCGTATGTCGCCGTCATCTCGCTGATGGCCTGGTCGGCCATCCAGACCGGAGACCGGCGGGCGATCGCGGGCAGCCTGCTGTTCGTCGCCTCCGACTCCGTCCTCTCCTGGAACCTGTTCGTGGCGGACGTGCCGTTCTCCCATGCGCTTATCATGCTGACCTATTACGGCGCCCAGTTCCTGATCGCCGGCAGCCTGAGCGGCCGGGGCGGCCTCGGCAGCCGCACCGGCCATAGGTAG
- a CDS encoding cytochrome ubiquinol oxidase subunit I yields the protein MDQVQLARSLFGSSMAFHIIFATLGVGLPVMIIAAEVLFQVRKDADYATMAMRWTKAFAILLGVAIPSGTIVGVMLALLWPGFMEIVGQVIALPFQIEIWAFFLEALFMSIYVYAADRLKPWMRIVSVVFVSIGATGSAVLITDAHAWMNTPRGFSIDADGVISNVDPWAAVFNPSFFVTAGHVALSGFMTGAFAVASVAAWKLMRRGVTPREASYHRKGLMIALVIGAAASLGTALNGHSTAQMLHVHEPEKLAAAEGLFETTAYAPLAIGGIVDEETQSVKYGFHIPWALSFLAGNSFKTVVRGLNEFPRENWPPLFVHTLFNLMVVLGSLLIVMSFGALVYWWRSRKPMPRWMLGALVLSGPMALVGIETGWVFSCSARQPWTIYHIQRTADAATSAGNLGKLFVLFLGLYALLMAVTILVLWFYFKRNPVSRELSGMGRGA from the coding sequence ATGGATCAAGTCCAATTGGCTCGCTCGCTGTTCGGTTCCTCCATGGCTTTCCATATCATCTTCGCCACGCTCGGGGTCGGTCTGCCGGTCATGATTATCGCGGCGGAGGTGCTGTTCCAGGTGCGCAAGGACGCCGATTACGCCACGATGGCGATGCGCTGGACCAAGGCGTTCGCCATCCTGCTCGGCGTCGCCATCCCGTCCGGCACGATCGTCGGCGTCATGCTCGCGCTGCTCTGGCCGGGCTTCATGGAGATCGTCGGCCAGGTCATCGCCCTCCCGTTCCAGATCGAGATCTGGGCGTTTTTCCTGGAGGCGCTGTTCATGTCCATCTATGTGTACGCGGCCGACCGGCTGAAGCCGTGGATGCGCATCGTGAGCGTCGTCTTCGTCTCGATCGGGGCGACCGGCTCGGCGGTGCTCATTACCGACGCGCATGCTTGGATGAATACGCCGCGCGGGTTTTCCATCGATGCGGACGGCGTCATCTCGAACGTCGACCCATGGGCGGCCGTGTTCAACCCGAGCTTTTTCGTCACGGCGGGCCATGTGGCGCTGTCGGGGTTCATGACAGGCGCGTTCGCCGTCGCCTCCGTCGCCGCTTGGAAGCTGATGCGCCGGGGCGTGACGCCGCGCGAGGCGTCCTACCACCGCAAAGGGCTGATGATCGCGCTCGTCATCGGGGCGGCCGCATCGCTCGGCACGGCGCTGAACGGGCACAGCACCGCCCAGATGCTGCATGTGCACGAGCCGGAGAAGCTGGCCGCGGCCGAAGGCCTGTTCGAGACGACCGCCTACGCGCCGCTGGCGATCGGGGGCATCGTGGACGAGGAGACGCAGTCGGTCAAGTACGGCTTCCATATCCCGTGGGCGCTCAGCTTCCTCGCCGGCAACAGTTTTAAAACGGTCGTGCGGGGGCTGAACGAGTTCCCCCGGGAAAACTGGCCGCCGCTGTTCGTCCATACGCTGTTCAACCTGATGGTCGTGCTCGGCTCGCTGCTCATCGTCATGAGCTTCGGGGCGCTCGTCTACTGGTGGCGCAGCCGCAAGCCGATGCCGCGCTGGATGCTCGGCGCGCTCGTGCTCAGCGGTCCGATGGCGCTGGTCGGCATCGAGACCGGGTGGGTGTTCAGCTGCAGCGCCCGCCAGCCGTGGACGATCTACCACATCCAGCGCACGGCGGACGCCGCCACCTCGGCGGGCAACCTCGGCAAGCTGTTCGTGCTGTTCCTCGGCCTGTACGCGCTGCTCATGGCGGTGACGATCCTCGTGCTCTGGTTCTATTTCAAGCGCAATCCGGTCAGCCGCGAGCTGTCCGGCATGGGACGGGGGGCGTAG